AGGTGTCAAAATGTCAAAAAAAATTGGTTTATTCTATGGAACTCAAACTGGCAAAACTGAAACTATTGCTGAAAAAATTCGAGATGAATTTGGTGGTGATGTTGTGACATTACATCCCATTTACGAAGCGGAAACTACCGATTTTGATGAGTATGAATTACTGATTGTTGGGTCTCCCACTTGGGACATTGGTCAACTTCAGAGCGATTGGGAAAACTTTTACCCCGATCTAGATGAAATAGATTTTAACGGTAAGCTAGTAGCCTATTTTGGTGATGGTGATCAATATGGCTATAGTGATAACTTCCAGGATGCAATAGGAATTTTGGAAGAAAAAATTTCCCAACGAGGTGGTAAAACTGTTGGGTATTGGCCAACAGATGGCTATGAATTTGAGCAATCTAGAGCTTTAAAAAATGGAAAGTTTGTCGGTCTAGCACTTGATGAAGGTAGCCAATCTGATCTAACAGACAAGCGAATTAAAGCGTGGGTTACTCAGTTAAAGAAAGAATTTGGCTTGTAAAGAGTTTATCAGGGCATGATACTACCATGCCTTTATTAAGTGAAATTGAATTGACAAGAACCTGTTCAATTTATAACTCTTAATCTAAAATTGATAAACAAAATTTAGAGGTATGATAACTATTTATGAATGAATCATTTGATGTTCTTTGGTTAAATGCCAGCCCAAGTTTAAAGCGTTTTAATAAACCATTACTTGAATATTTATCTGGGCAGATAAGAGTTGCTGAGTGGGAATATTACCAAACCAAAGATGAAGCTAGCTGTATAGATCAAGCTGTGGAGTTACTGCATGAATTTTTAGAAACTTATCCTGACTCAGTACATTTAGCTGGTCATGGCATGGGTGGGACGATCGCCCTAACATTTGCCCGTAAATATCCTCAAAAAGTGCGATCGCTAACTTTACTGGCTGTGGCAGCTCAACCTGCAAATACTTGGGACGCTCACTATTACTTTCAACGGCAACTTTTTAGCCTCAGCCGTGAACAAGTTTTAGCAAATAGCGTTCGCAGTCTCTTTGGAAATCAACCACCTCACACTGCTAAGAAGTTAGT
This region of Nostoc sp. UHCC 0302 genomic DNA includes:
- the fldA gene encoding flavodoxin FldA, whose translation is MSKKIGLFYGTQTGKTETIAEKIRDEFGGDVVTLHPIYEAETTDFDEYELLIVGSPTWDIGQLQSDWENFYPDLDEIDFNGKLVAYFGDGDQYGYSDNFQDAIGILEEKISQRGGKTVGYWPTDGYEFEQSRALKNGKFVGLALDEGSQSDLTDKRIKAWVTQLKKEFGL
- a CDS encoding alpha/beta hydrolase, producing MNESFDVLWLNASPSLKRFNKPLLEYLSGQIRVAEWEYYQTKDEASCIDQAVELLHEFLETYPDSVHLAGHGMGGTIALTFARKYPQKVRSLTLLAVAAQPANTWDAHYYFQRQLFSLSREQVLANSVRSLFGNQPPHTAKKLVAALDKDLEQSPSQHSLFKLVHLPKGGVSMPMMVCGSKNDPIVDQCALNDWLNWFKPEDSLWECAKGYHFFHYFYPQDVGEQILNFWQRQHPQLQTVSVLSSNTSIV